A region of Fibrobacter succinogenes subsp. succinogenes S85 DNA encodes the following proteins:
- a CDS encoding superoxide dismutase, which translates to MFEPVNGKFEMPVLPYGMADLAPALSQETMLFHFGKHLQTYVNNLNAALPGSAFEGKSLEEIVKTSEGGVFNNAGQILNHAMYFLQFKAPTMSNVPTGEIAKLIERDFGSFEKFQEDFQTKGAGLFGSGWVWLSALDTGKLVITQEGNAQNPITKGLKPLLTFDVWEHAYYIDYRNRRPDYLKSLWSIVNWDVVNERLG; encoded by the coding sequence ATGTTTGAACCAGTCAATGGAAAATTTGAAATGCCAGTGCTTCCGTACGGGATGGCTGATTTGGCTCCTGCATTAAGCCAAGAAACGATGCTGTTCCATTTTGGCAAGCACTTGCAGACGTACGTGAACAATCTCAATGCCGCACTTCCGGGGAGCGCTTTCGAAGGCAAGTCCCTTGAAGAAATCGTAAAGACGTCCGAAGGTGGCGTGTTCAATAACGCAGGGCAGATTTTGAACCATGCTATGTACTTTTTGCAGTTCAAGGCTCCGACGATGAGCAATGTCCCGACGGGTGAAATCGCAAAGTTGATTGAACGTGATTTTGGATCGTTTGAAAAGTTCCAGGAAGATTTCCAGACGAAGGGGGCTGGACTTTTTGGCTCTGGTTGGGTTTGGCTCTCGGCGCTGGATACGGGCAAGCTTGTGATTACGCAGGAGGGCAACGCCCAGAACCCGATCACCAAGGGACTCAAACCGCTTCTTACGTTCGATGTGTGGGAACACGCCTACTACATAGACTACCGTAATCGTCGTCCGGATTACCTGAAGTCGCTGTGGAGTATCGTCAACTGGGATGTCGTGAACGAACGCCTCGGCTAG
- a CDS encoding glycosyltransferase family 2 protein, producing the protein MPAVSVIIPLYNTEAFIKDCLDSLVAQTFTDFEVIIVDDGSTDGGARIAASYASADTRFKLIGQPNKGPSEARNTGLKIMRGEYVTFIDSDDCVAPNFLETLFFIAQLHKADVACCSIKNIDEAYKCDGTTPNTSISASLTPEEAARISLYQDSLPDYSRLE; encoded by the coding sequence ATGCCCGCAGTAAGCGTCATTATCCCCCTGTACAACACAGAGGCGTTCATCAAGGACTGCCTCGATAGTCTCGTTGCACAGACATTTACGGATTTTGAAGTCATCATTGTCGATGACGGATCCACCGACGGTGGCGCAAGAATAGCGGCAAGCTACGCCTCGGCAGACACGCGCTTCAAGCTCATTGGACAACCGAACAAGGGACCATCCGAAGCCCGCAATACAGGACTCAAGATTATGCGAGGGGAATACGTTACGTTTATCGATAGCGATGACTGCGTGGCCCCGAACTTTCTGGAAACGTTATTTTTCATAGCGCAATTGCATAAGGCCGATGTCGCCTGCTGTTCCATCAAGAATATCGATGAAGCGTACAAGTGCGACGGCACAACGCCCAACACATCTATTTCGGCAAGCCTCACGCCAGAAGAAGCGGCCAGAATTTCGCTTTACCAGGACTCATTGCCGGATTACTCCCGCCTGGAATAA
- a CDS encoding T9SS type A sorting domain-containing protein, translated as MTTEMHEGKPLQVSLTSSTKKAAVRVARSAGIVAKNVLKGLRSVQVGNQLQVSFDAPESLAGERSKVELLDVKGHVIATVSAKALSGTNAMTTKLPKLGVYILRVRVGSQQLAQCIFVK; from the coding sequence GTGACAACTGAAATGCACGAAGGGAAGCCGCTGCAGGTTTCTCTCACGTCTAGTACAAAGAAGGCGGCTGTGCGTGTAGCTCGCTCTGCAGGAATCGTTGCGAAGAATGTGCTGAAGGGGCTCCGCTCAGTACAGGTGGGGAACCAATTGCAAGTTTCCTTTGACGCTCCGGAAAGCCTTGCTGGTGAACGCTCTAAGGTTGAGCTCTTGGATGTGAAGGGACATGTGATTGCGACTGTTTCTGCAAAGGCTCTTTCTGGAACAAATGCGATGACGACGAAGTTGCCTAAGTTGGGCGTTTATATCCTTCGCGTCCGCGTTGGCTCTCAGCAACTGGCTCAGTGCATCTTCGTGAAGTAA
- a CDS encoding NYN domain-containing protein has product MENNTAVFVDAENLTFWAYNNGVHDLMKSLQSQGPVVIRKAYGKWTSPQLSPLQQEFNINGFELIQTYHPITGKNSADIKMVVDAMEAATNPCLQTIVLATGDSDFSPLFRKLREMGKKVIGVGPLSKLSECVQSSCTHYIYTGSPSPVSKMVALFPGEVQSHERAHAFATLHKILEAQDEPILLTKLKPLMLKEDNEFDHAKLGYESFKDFLLASGEVHLSPMIAGPVYASLAS; this is encoded by the coding sequence ATGGAAAACAATACAGCAGTTTTCGTAGATGCAGAAAATCTGACATTCTGGGCATACAACAATGGTGTACACGACCTCATGAAAAGCCTCCAATCGCAAGGACCAGTCGTCATTCGTAAAGCTTATGGGAAATGGACATCACCTCAACTATCTCCCCTTCAACAAGAATTCAACATCAACGGATTTGAGTTGATTCAAACGTACCACCCGATTACAGGCAAAAACTCTGCAGACATCAAGATGGTCGTTGATGCAATGGAAGCAGCCACCAACCCCTGTTTGCAAACAATTGTACTCGCAACAGGGGACTCTGACTTTTCTCCACTATTTCGCAAACTTCGCGAGATGGGGAAAAAGGTCATTGGAGTCGGCCCACTATCCAAGCTGAGTGAATGCGTACAAAGTTCCTGCACCCATTACATTTATACAGGAAGTCCCTCCCCCGTCAGCAAGATGGTAGCATTATTTCCTGGCGAAGTTCAATCCCATGAAAGAGCCCACGCCTTTGCGACACTCCACAAGATTCTTGAGGCTCAAGACGAACCAATTCTGCTAACAAAGTTGAAGCCTCTGATGCTCAAAGAGGACAATGAGTTTGACCATGCAAAGCTCGGTTACGAGTCTTTTAAGGACTTCTTATTGGCCTCTGGGGAGGTCCATCTCAGCCCCATGATTGCAGGGCCGGTATACGCAAGCCTGGCTTCATAG
- a CDS encoding sigma factor, whose amino-acid sequence MTLKTPIDYKQRETETAILTNFFQRYPTEVLATLAAWYRPVLKQWASKFRSEFYRPDIPLRDYEAVAISSLADAAKNFDSTANTRFSTYLYAYARNECQRLAYNTSNNFRVFKPCKKKNREATDAIPFEKLTVQDFNTYNDITFYHRSQLLESQRRIEQFYNMLRHMSNSTSAVAKKQATRVQELAHHVLMGGTKKSFCDASGTNRGTLDEALMAIRAKLLKE is encoded by the coding sequence ATGACACTCAAGACCCCAATCGACTACAAGCAAAGAGAAACCGAAACAGCCATATTAACCAACTTTTTTCAAAGATATCCAACAGAAGTCCTTGCCACTTTAGCAGCCTGGTACCGTCCCGTTCTCAAACAATGGGCTTCAAAATTTCGCAGTGAATTCTACAGGCCTGATATTCCGTTAAGAGACTACGAAGCGGTTGCTATCAGTAGCCTTGCAGATGCCGCAAAGAATTTTGACAGTACTGCCAACACACGCTTTTCAACATATCTATACGCATACGCCAGAAACGAATGTCAAAGGCTTGCCTATAACACAAGCAACAATTTTAGGGTATTCAAGCCTTGCAAAAAAAAGAATCGCGAAGCCACCGACGCTATTCCCTTTGAAAAACTTACTGTTCAAGATTTCAACACATACAACGACATTACCTTCTATCACAGAAGCCAGCTATTGGAAAGTCAAAGAAGAATTGAACAATTTTACAACATGCTTAGACACATGAGCAACAGCACTTCTGCTGTAGCGAAAAAGCAAGCGACACGAGTTCAGGAGCTTGCACACCATGTTCTTATGGGAGGTACAAAAAAGAGCTTTTGCGATGCCTCAGGAACTAATAGGGGAACCCTTGATGAGGCCTTGATGGCCATACGTGCAAAATTACTAAAAGAATAA
- the nrdD gene encoding anaerobic ribonucleoside-triphosphate reductase, with product MNELANIQKNTMSSILGAGEKVCKSAVLDGIPERFAEFHRQGYIHIHDLEFYDKTYNCIGVSVSDLVKDTDIQVSTVLRRLYRGIVSLTNNQSGGIGFLDFDGDMAAYRMDESDEILTEAFRNFFEDLNIYSRKGCEKPYTTLNIGCRTSTKARRIAKAVLSAALEGNSEGKPFIFPNIVFKYSRAINGTESSPNYDIFQMALKGTASRMIPTYFNCDAPFNRNANPNKIGIMGCRTRVVADIHGNTTGLNRGNIACVTTNLVRLAIDSNHDFQVFLKKIGTLFEECKELLLHRFATLCKGTSPIFAIEKGLYLDSEKGREVALMHGTLSIGFIGLWDALSELLDTDFSDVDNLRMHHGKALAVLQVMRQKVDSFIEQSHMNFSLLASAAEATTGIFADRDFKEYGIQCKSAAKGFYTNSFHIPVDTSIRLFEKIQLEAPFHKLCNGGCISYVELDEQPCYNVGAIQKVVEFAMKNNCNYFGINFPLDQCNACGHFGRIGDTCSSCGSSDILRLRRVSGYLSEKRAFTKGKKRELNLRKASF from the coding sequence ATGAACGAGCTGGCCAATATTCAAAAAAATACAATGTCATCTATCCTTGGCGCAGGCGAAAAAGTCTGCAAGTCGGCGGTGTTAGATGGTATACCGGAAAGATTTGCCGAGTTTCACCGCCAGGGATACATTCATATCCATGACTTAGAGTTTTACGACAAGACCTACAATTGCATCGGGGTATCCGTGAGCGACCTTGTCAAGGATACGGACATTCAGGTTTCTACAGTGTTACGCAGATTGTATCGTGGCATCGTGAGCCTGACAAACAATCAGTCCGGTGGAATAGGCTTTCTAGATTTCGATGGTGATATGGCCGCATACCGTATGGACGAAAGTGACGAGATCCTAACGGAGGCCTTTCGCAACTTCTTTGAAGACTTGAATATCTACTCACGAAAAGGTTGCGAGAAGCCCTACACCACGTTAAACATCGGTTGTAGAACGTCAACGAAAGCCCGCAGGATCGCTAAAGCTGTTTTAAGCGCAGCCTTGGAAGGGAATAGTGAAGGCAAGCCGTTCATTTTCCCCAACATCGTCTTCAAGTACTCACGAGCTATCAATGGTACAGAATCCTCCCCCAACTATGACATTTTTCAGATGGCCTTGAAGGGGACTGCGAGCAGAATGATTCCAACATATTTCAACTGCGATGCGCCTTTCAACAGGAATGCGAATCCGAACAAAATTGGAATTATGGGTTGCCGAACTCGCGTTGTCGCTGACATACATGGTAATACCACAGGTTTAAATAGGGGGAATATCGCCTGTGTCACGACAAATCTAGTACGGCTAGCAATTGACTCAAATCATGACTTTCAGGTATTTCTCAAAAAAATCGGTACGCTTTTTGAGGAATGCAAGGAACTGCTACTTCATCGTTTTGCAACGTTATGCAAAGGAACCTCCCCCATTTTCGCTATTGAGAAGGGCCTATACCTAGATTCGGAAAAAGGACGTGAGGTGGCGCTTATGCATGGGACGCTTTCCATTGGCTTTATCGGTCTGTGGGACGCTCTTTCGGAACTGCTTGACACAGACTTTTCTGATGTAGACAATCTTCGTATGCATCATGGAAAAGCCCTAGCAGTACTTCAGGTGATGCGGCAAAAAGTGGATTCGTTTATAGAGCAGAGCCATATGAACTTTTCGCTGTTGGCCAGTGCAGCGGAGGCAACGACCGGCATCTTTGCAGATCGTGATTTCAAGGAATACGGCATTCAATGCAAGTCTGCGGCGAAGGGTTTCTACACAAATTCCTTCCACATTCCCGTTGACACGTCAATCCGACTTTTCGAAAAAATCCAACTAGAGGCTCCTTTCCACAAATTATGTAATGGAGGCTGCATTAGCTATGTGGAACTAGACGAACAGCCCTGCTACAATGTCGGAGCAATACAGAAGGTCGTGGAATTCGCCATGAAAAACAACTGTAACTACTTCGGCATTAATTTCCCGCTAGACCAGTGCAACGCATGCGGTCATTTCGGAAGGATCGGCGATACGTGTAGTTCTTGCGGTTCCTCAGACATTTTGCGTTTGCGAAGGGTTTCCGGCTACCTTTCGGAAAAACGAGCATTTACGAAAGGGAAAAAGCGGGAACTGAACCTACGAAAAGCCTCTTTTTAG
- a CDS encoding protein kinase domain-containing protein, translated as MKATLSKTAQSIVPDRNLPVSLVAKPGHLLHTENGQSIVLGDQIAGGGEGHIFKTNSPSYVAKVYMPEKTTTHKQAKIQKLIQKGIDFPGISLPKALLYNSKDEFVGYIMKKAEGEKVRSLYLKPLFLKKFPNWKKRDLVELCITILKKIGYLHKNGIILGDINPDNILVKSPKEVYFVDCDSYQVDGYPCPVGTIPFTPPELQNKGHYNSYLRTIGNENFAVAVLLFSLMVTGQMPYNQKDGESAQQNIIDMNFSYPLGEASNKKTPAGQWRFL; from the coding sequence GTGAAAGCGACATTGAGTAAAACTGCCCAAAGCATTGTTCCCGATCGGAACCTCCCCGTGTCCTTGGTAGCCAAGCCCGGACACCTCCTGCATACGGAAAATGGTCAATCAATCGTATTGGGGGATCAAATTGCAGGAGGAGGAGAAGGACATATTTTCAAGACCAACTCGCCTAGCTATGTGGCCAAGGTCTATATGCCTGAAAAAACAACGACACACAAGCAGGCAAAAATTCAGAAATTGATTCAAAAGGGGATTGATTTTCCTGGCATCAGCCTGCCTAAAGCGCTGCTCTACAACTCAAAGGATGAATTCGTGGGATACATAATGAAAAAGGCGGAGGGAGAAAAGGTTCGTAGTCTTTACCTGAAACCGCTTTTTTTGAAGAAGTTCCCAAACTGGAAAAAGCGTGATTTGGTCGAACTCTGCATTACTATCCTAAAAAAGATTGGCTACTTGCACAAGAACGGAATCATTCTCGGTGATATCAACCCCGACAATATTCTTGTCAAGTCGCCAAAGGAAGTTTATTTCGTTGACTGCGACTCTTATCAAGTTGATGGCTATCCTTGTCCAGTCGGCACCATCCCGTTCACGCCTCCCGAACTACAAAACAAGGGGCATTATAACAGTTACCTGCGCACTATAGGTAACGAAAACTTTGCTGTAGCGGTGCTGCTGTTTTCGTTGATGGTTACAGGGCAAATGCCCTATAACCAGAAGGATGGGGAAAGCGCCCAGCAAAACATTATCGATATGAATTTTTCGTATCCTCTCGGCGAAGCTTCTAACAAGAAGACTCCTGCCGGGCAGTGGAGATTTCTATAG
- a CDS encoding vWA domain-containing protein: MNRNLLSIEDLENNPSSRVPVCLVLDTSGSMEGDSINELNEGVRLFYDAVRSDETALYAAEISVVTFGGHASCQAGFSTLEHQPDAPQFYADGGTPMGEAMNMALDMLEKRKSEYKASGVDYYQPWIVLMTDGMPNGSQAELSRSIQRTCDMINDRKLTIFPIGIGEDADMDVLARFSPKRSPLKLQGLNFKEFFAWLSKSVSKVSQSTPGDKVQLDVDGIKGWAEL; encoded by the coding sequence ATGAACAGAAATCTGCTCAGTATTGAAGATCTCGAAAACAATCCCTCCAGCCGTGTACCCGTGTGCCTCGTGTTGGATACCAGTGGTTCCATGGAGGGCGATTCCATCAATGAATTGAATGAGGGCGTGCGTCTCTTTTACGATGCCGTGCGCAGCGATGAGACCGCCCTGTATGCCGCAGAGATTTCCGTGGTGACGTTCGGTGGCCATGCCTCGTGCCAAGCGGGCTTTAGCACACTTGAACACCAGCCCGATGCACCCCAGTTCTACGCCGATGGCGGTACACCCATGGGCGAGGCAATGAACATGGCGCTGGATATGCTTGAAAAAAGGAAGAGCGAATACAAGGCCAGTGGCGTAGACTATTACCAGCCGTGGATTGTGCTCATGACTGATGGGATGCCCAATGGCAGCCAGGCGGAGCTCTCCCGCTCTATCCAACGCACTTGCGACATGATTAATGATCGCAAGCTGACCATTTTCCCCATCGGCATCGGTGAGGACGCCGACATGGATGTGCTTGCCAGGTTCTCCCCGAAGCGTAGCCCGCTCAAGTTGCAGGGTTTGAACTTCAAGGAGTTCTTCGCCTGGCTCAGCAAGAGCGTGTCCAAGGTTTCCCAGTCTACGCCGGGCGACAAGGTACAGCTGGACGTGGACGGCATCAAGGGTTGGGCGGAGCTGTAG
- a CDS encoding PP2C family serine/threonine-protein phosphatase yields the protein MNWVTIQCAVRGRGHVSSGTPCQDKTFSIVKDACSVCALADGAGSASHSHFGAEAVTQAICNYMAENFDLIINEDGAAVKRNILAVIGERLETLCSEKGCAIRDLASTLLFVAEKGGKFIICHIGDGVIGYVKEGKVLVASQPENGEFANTTVFTTSSNAIASMRLIKGDLKQISGFILMSDGTETSFYNKRNKALSPSLARLTRLASVCTPDYMSQKLNCTFEDLVKQQTSDDCSIVLMSRSPGSRGYMDFSEKDKCEFLGLANTRVSRKRLRSFDKALTVLQSWGTYRAIKRRLHLRGKKLDRILKRLDNANILETREDGRYKSALRAFFV from the coding sequence ATGAATTGGGTTACAATCCAATGCGCAGTGCGGGGCCGAGGTCACGTGAGTTCCGGTACTCCCTGCCAGGACAAGACCTTCTCTATCGTTAAGGACGCGTGTTCCGTATGCGCCCTTGCCGATGGAGCGGGTTCCGCGAGCCATTCGCACTTTGGTGCCGAAGCCGTGACGCAAGCGATTTGCAACTACATGGCAGAAAACTTTGACCTCATTATTAACGAAGATGGGGCAGCCGTGAAGAGGAACATTCTTGCTGTTATAGGTGAACGCCTCGAGACGCTCTGTAGTGAGAAGGGGTGTGCTATCAGGGATCTTGCCTCGACGCTCCTATTCGTTGCCGAGAAGGGCGGCAAATTCATCATCTGCCATATTGGGGATGGTGTCATCGGCTACGTCAAGGAAGGCAAGGTGCTGGTCGCATCGCAGCCTGAAAACGGCGAGTTTGCGAATACCACGGTGTTCACGACATCGAGTAACGCTATCGCGAGCATGCGGCTCATCAAGGGAGACCTGAAGCAAATTTCGGGATTCATCCTGATGTCCGATGGTACGGAAACCAGTTTTTACAACAAGCGGAACAAGGCTCTTTCTCCTTCCCTTGCCCGCTTGACAAGGCTGGCTTCCGTTTGCACCCCCGATTACATGTCGCAGAAACTGAACTGCACCTTCGAAGACCTTGTAAAGCAGCAGACTTCCGATGACTGTAGCATCGTACTGATGTCACGGTCTCCAGGTAGTCGAGGCTATATGGATTTTTCCGAGAAGGACAAATGTGAATTCTTGGGCCTAGCCAATACACGGGTTTCCCGCAAGAGGCTCAGGAGTTTCGACAAAGCTCTGACGGTGCTACAATCCTGGGGAACCTATCGAGCAATCAAGCGCAGACTCCACCTGCGTGGCAAAAAGCTTGACAGGATTCTCAAGAGACTTGACAACGCAAATATTCTTGAAACCCGTGAGGACGGACGTTACAAATCCGCCCTCCGGGCTTTTTTTGTTTAG
- a CDS encoding KGGVGR-motif variant AAA ATPase, which yields MTFISKYAIALQAFLHSLINEERGEKFKVFIRAGFQIDVFVFLFNHQHHQDIEKKFDNFCKANKDLADLDPIAENDEIQIFFNIYPISELEDSFYSSIVNKPNCIDYGPRYRFDSFYSTSKIDLTKEDQTKIPVITFYSHKGGVGRTTAMASYALHLAKLEKNVAIIDCDLEAPGYLNFFNLSENDEHEELKEGKKNGLVEFLCDSQFLGKNIKIEDYILNVGARNRNSNYHPALDRIWLIPAGNLNEGVTEDNALESPNRQDYIEGLAKLNLGNTQNVIKSFNTLFEHLKTLNVDAILIDSRTGFNDIFGTATLHLSSCVVGFFGLSRQNEPGLINLLAKHVQNENLFKLILAYSILPKNYKEDNILMEAYNRMETFIMNVYDQKNAPTRIPIHRNDDLERIGIGDLAADKKFIDMNTSTDRNIQFSDYTQLFNEIDRNCFPEGLLSSIFGLMADNLKSNKDNRYNSYDLRNIILQHLKKVLDESINSAEEDRINENTFFYRQCMNDLFDKDKFIICGRKGTGKTHLCKSLQNQQISNKIKSNSRQKDNAEFIYANALPDNKDQEVALSIIIRSAFNKDVDYLNLWRIYTWSKLFLDNGNESLSEIRSVVKQQSPLANKYSSINGELDTLEFMELVNDIDSLLHIVEDLYRFDEELAKNNKKLLILYDKLDLYIRPSYWEKAISSLFEYWTHAGSNLHNIAPKIFIRTDLFWQSIQGSITELSPNNIISTEWTIEEIFGYLFKLIFSDQRASSAYWDIAKNFGIDPQYIADTEKAFKTNNNQLKVLSQAEMEPLLQVFFGKDTQGLGKPWDYFKKELSNADYTTNLQLFINILYHNAIDKSLAIAKSNITEIISPAIYTSTEVRAYAAKMLFEKLAEDQFCKNLANFQHAVFFADNGLYRYKSLDTNKFDNLINTVCEQNKFLDFGSTKENLINAIFSNGIMTINNTTKGDIFVFAPLYWYPWGLQEVSFESKNKTIKKNDEYFEYKDELASNNADAAKKAIIASNAALMALGLGSIFGGPVVASVASAAVIATSIAKMISKINSKK from the coding sequence ATGACATTCATTTCAAAATATGCAATTGCTTTACAAGCATTTCTTCATTCCCTTATCAATGAAGAACGTGGAGAAAAATTTAAAGTTTTCATCCGAGCAGGCTTTCAAATAGATGTGTTCGTTTTTTTATTCAATCACCAACATCATCAAGATATAGAAAAAAAATTTGACAACTTTTGCAAAGCAAATAAAGACCTAGCAGACCTTGATCCTATTGCAGAAAATGATGAAATACAAATCTTTTTCAACATTTATCCGATTTCAGAATTAGAAGACTCTTTTTATTCTAGTATTGTTAACAAACCTAATTGTATTGATTACGGTCCACGTTATAGATTCGACTCTTTTTATAGCACATCAAAAATTGACCTCACTAAAGAAGATCAAACTAAGATTCCTGTTATCACATTTTACAGTCACAAGGGAGGTGTTGGCAGAACCACAGCAATGGCTTCATACGCATTGCATTTGGCAAAATTAGAAAAGAACGTTGCCATTATTGATTGTGATTTAGAAGCACCTGGTTATCTCAATTTCTTTAATCTATCAGAAAACGATGAACACGAAGAACTAAAAGAAGGGAAAAAAAATGGTCTTGTTGAGTTTTTGTGCGACTCCCAATTTTTGGGAAAAAATATCAAAATAGAAGATTACATATTAAATGTCGGAGCACGAAATCGAAACAGCAACTATCATCCAGCATTAGACCGCATTTGGCTCATCCCGGCAGGAAATCTTAACGAAGGTGTTACAGAAGATAACGCTTTAGAAAGTCCAAATAGACAAGACTATATAGAAGGTTTGGCTAAATTGAATTTAGGCAACACCCAAAATGTCATCAAAAGTTTCAACACGCTATTTGAACATTTAAAAACCTTAAATGTCGATGCTATTCTAATTGATTCCAGAACAGGATTTAATGACATCTTCGGAACTGCAACATTACATTTATCTTCATGCGTTGTAGGATTCTTTGGATTAAGCAGACAAAACGAACCGGGCTTAATAAATCTTTTAGCCAAACATGTTCAAAACGAAAATTTATTCAAACTAATCCTAGCATATTCAATTTTACCAAAAAATTACAAAGAAGACAACATTTTAATGGAAGCCTATAATCGAATGGAAACTTTCATTATGAATGTTTATGACCAAAAAAATGCCCCGACAAGAATTCCAATTCATCGAAATGACGATTTAGAAAGAATTGGGATAGGCGATCTAGCCGCAGATAAAAAATTCATTGATATGAACACATCAACAGATAGGAACATTCAATTTTCTGACTATACTCAGCTTTTTAATGAGATAGACAGAAATTGTTTCCCAGAAGGTCTGCTAAGCAGTATATTTGGTCTAATGGCTGATAATCTTAAATCAAACAAAGACAATAGGTACAATTCATATGATTTAAGAAACATAATCCTTCAACATTTAAAAAAAGTTTTAGACGAGTCTATAAATAGTGCAGAAGAAGACCGCATAAATGAAAATACTTTTTTCTATAGACAATGCATGAACGATTTATTTGACAAAGATAAGTTCATTATTTGCGGACGCAAGGGAACAGGCAAAACACATTTGTGCAAATCTCTCCAAAATCAGCAAATATCAAATAAAATTAAGAGTAACTCTCGACAGAAAGACAATGCTGAATTTATTTATGCCAATGCTTTGCCCGATAATAAGGATCAGGAAGTTGCGCTTTCCATAATAATTAGGTCAGCCTTCAACAAAGACGTTGATTATCTAAATCTTTGGAGAATATATACATGGAGCAAACTATTTCTTGATAACGGTAACGAAAGTCTCTCCGAGATCCGATCCGTTGTAAAGCAACAAAGTCCATTAGCCAATAAATATTCCTCTATTAATGGAGAATTAGATACTTTAGAATTTATGGAACTCGTAAATGATATAGACAGTCTTCTACACATTGTGGAAGACTTATATAGATTTGACGAGGAACTAGCCAAAAACAACAAAAAATTACTTATTCTCTACGACAAACTAGACTTGTATATTCGGCCCTCCTATTGGGAAAAAGCAATATCGTCCCTATTTGAATATTGGACTCATGCAGGATCAAATCTCCATAATATCGCTCCAAAAATATTCATTCGCACAGATTTATTTTGGCAATCAATACAAGGGTCCATTACAGAACTATCTCCGAACAACATCATCAGCACAGAATGGACCATTGAAGAAATTTTTGGTTATTTATTTAAGCTTATTTTTTCAGACCAAAGAGCCAGCTCGGCTTATTGGGATATAGCAAAAAATTTCGGCATAGATCCGCAATACATAGCAGATACTGAAAAAGCTTTTAAAACAAACAACAATCAACTCAAGGTTCTTTCACAAGCAGAAATGGAACCTCTTTTACAAGTTTTCTTTGGTAAAGACACTCAAGGTCTGGGAAAGCCCTGGGACTACTTCAAAAAAGAATTATCAAATGCAGACTACACAACCAACTTACAACTATTCATCAATATTTTATACCACAATGCTATAGACAAATCTTTAGCAATAGCAAAATCAAATATAACCGAAATAATAAGTCCAGCGATTTATACATCAACAGAGGTTAGAGCTTATGCTGCAAAAATGTTATTTGAAAAGCTTGCCGAAGACCAATTCTGTAAGAACCTAGCAAATTTTCAACATGCAGTATTCTTTGCAGATAACGGATTATACCGCTATAAATCATTAGATACAAATAAATTCGATAATTTGATAAATACAGTTTGTGAACAGAACAAATTTTTAGATTTCGGAAGTACTAAAGAAAATTTGATAAACGCCATATTTAGCAATGGCATTATGACCATCAATAATACTACAAAAGGTGATATTTTCGTATTCGCTCCATTATATTGGTACCCATGGGGACTTCAAGAAGTCAGTTTTGAAAGCAAGAACAAAACTATCAAGAAGAATGATGAGTATTTTGAGTATAAAGATGAGTTAGCTAGCAATAATGCAGATGCAGCAAAAAAAGCCATTATTGCCAGCAATGCTGCATTAATGGCTTTGGGACTCGGCAGTATATTCGGTGGACCAGTCGTTGCATCAGTCGCTTCTGCTGCAGTTATAGCGACAAGTATCGCAAAAATGATATCCAAGATAAATAGCAAAAAATAA